The following proteins come from a genomic window of Streptococcus pneumoniae:
- a CDS encoding glycoside hydrolase family 88 protein — MIKKVTIEKIKSPERFLEVPLLTKEEVGQAIDKVIRQLELNLDYFKEDFPTPATFDNVYPIMDNTEWTNGFWTGELWLAYEYSQQDAFKNIAHKNVLSFLDRVNKRVELDHHDLGFLYTPSCMAEYKINGDGEAREATLKAADKLIERYQEKGGFIQAWGDLGKKEHYRLIIDCLLNIQLLFFAYQETGDQKYYDIAESHFYASANNVIRDDASSFHTFYFDPETGQPFKGVTRQGYSDDSCWARGQSWGVYGIPLTYRHLKDESCFDLFKGVTNYFLNRLPKDHVSYWDLIFNDGSDQSRDSSATAIAVCGIHEMLKHLPEVDADKDIYKHAMHAMLRSLIEHYANDQFTPGGTSLLHGVYSWHSGKGVDEGNIWGDYYYLEALIRFYKDWNLYW; from the coding sequence ATGATAAAAAAGGTTACGATTGAAAAAATAAAATCGCCTGAGCGCTTCTTAGAAGTACCACTTCTGACGAAAGAAGAAGTCGGCCAGGCAATCGATAAGGTTATTCGGCAGTTAGAACTCAACCTTGACTATTTCAAGGAAGATTTCCCTACGCCAGCTACCTTTGATAATGTCTATCCAATCATGGATAACACGGAATGGACCAATGGTTTCTGGACAGGAGAACTGTGGTTGGCTTATGAATACAGTCAACAGGATGCATTTAAAAACATCGCTCATAAAAATGTTCTTTCTTTCCTGGATCGTGTCAATAAGAGAGTAGAATTGGATCACCATGATCTCGGCTTCTTGTACACACCGTCTTGTATGGCTGAATATAAGATAAATGGAGATGGAGAGGCTAGAGAAGCAACCTTGAAAGCTGCAGATAAGTTGATTGAACGCTATCAAGAAAAAGGTGGTTTTATTCAAGCTTGGGGAGACTTGGGCAAGAAAGAGCATTACCGTTTGATTATCGACTGCTTGCTCAATATCCAACTCTTATTCTTTGCTTATCAAGAAACAGGCGATCAAAAATACTACGATATTGCAGAAAGTCATTTCTATGCTTCAGCTAATAATGTAATCCGTGATGACGCTTCGTCCTTCCACACCTTCTATTTTGATCCTGAGACAGGTCAACCCTTTAAAGGTGTAACGAGACAAGGGTATAGTGATGATTCATGCTGGGCACGTGGTCAATCATGGGGAGTCTATGGTATTCCTTTGACTTATCGTCACTTAAAAGACGAGTCCTGCTTTGACTTGTTTAAGGGTGTGACCAATTATTTCTTGAATCGTCTGCCAAAAGATCATGTGTCCTATTGGGATTTGATTTTTAATGATGGTAGTGATCAATCACGAGATTCTTCAGCAACAGCTATCGCCGTCTGTGGGATTCATGAAATGCTAAAACATCTTCCAGAGGTGGATGCTGACAAAGATATTTATAAACATGCTATGCATGCCATGCTTCGTTCCTTGATCGAACATTATGCAAATGATCAATTTACCCCTGGTGGGACAAGTCTCCTCCACGGTGTGTACTCATGGCATTCAGGTAAAGGAGTGGATGAAGGCAATATCTGGGGTGACTACTATTACCTAGAAGCCCTTATCCGTTTCTACAAAGACTGGAACCTATATTGGTAG
- a CDS encoding PTS sugar transporter subunit IIA, with the protein MKIVLVGHGHFATGIYSSLQLIAGNQENVEAIDFVEGMSADELKQKILLAISNEEEVLILSDLLGGSPFKVSSTIMGENPAKTMNVLSGLNLAMLMEAVFARMTHSFDEVVNKSVVAAQGGVVNGKELFSTDAEEEEEDFESGI; encoded by the coding sequence ATGAAAATTGTACTTGTAGGGCATGGACATTTTGCTACAGGGATTTATAGTTCTTTACAATTGATTGCAGGCAATCAAGAAAATGTGGAGGCGATTGACTTTGTGGAAGGAATGTCAGCAGATGAACTCAAGCAAAAAATCTTACTTGCAATTTCAAATGAAGAAGAAGTTTTAATCCTAAGTGATCTCTTGGGAGGATCGCCATTCAAGGTTTCTTCTACCATAATGGGAGAAAATCCAGCCAAAACAATGAATGTTCTCTCGGGTTTGAACTTAGCCATGTTAATGGAAGCAGTCTTTGCTAGAATGACTCATAGCTTTGATGAGGTTGTTAATAAATCAGTAGTGGCGGCCCAGGGCGGAGTCGTAAATGGTAAAGAATTGTTTTCAACGGATGCAGAGGAAGAGGAAGAAGATTTCGAATCGGGTATTTAA
- a CDS encoding gluconate 5-dehydrogenase, with product MTNTSFSIEQFSLKGKIALITGASYGIGFAIAKSYAEAGATIVFNDINQDLVNKGIEAYREVGIEAHGYVCDVTDEDGIQAMVKQIEQEVGVIDILVNNAGIIRRVPMCEMSAADFRKVIDIDLNAPFIVSKAVIPSMIKKGHGKIINICSMMSELGRETVSAYAAAKGGLKMLTRNIASEYGEANIQCNGIGPGYIATPQTAPLRELQEDGSRHPFDQFIIAKTPAARWGNPEDLMGPAVFLASDASNFVNGHILYVDGGILAYIGKQPE from the coding sequence ATGACAAATACATCATTCTCAATTGAGCAGTTTTCTTTAAAAGGAAAAATTGCTCTCATCACCGGCGCTTCTTATGGAATTGGATTTGCTATTGCCAAATCCTACGCTGAAGCCGGCGCTACTATTGTCTTTAACGATATCAATCAAGATCTGGTCAATAAAGGGATTGAAGCTTATCGTGAAGTTGGCATCGAAGCCCATGGATATGTCTGTGACGTGACAGACGAGGACGGTATCCAAGCCATGGTCAAGCAAATCGAACAAGAGGTTGGTGTCATTGACATCCTCGTTAATAACGCTGGTATTATCCGCCGAGTTCCAATGTGCGAAATGAGCGCCGCTGATTTCCGTAAGGTCATCGATATTGACTTAAACGCACCATTTATCGTTTCAAAGGCAGTTATTCCTTCTATGATAAAGAAAGGGCATGGAAAGATTATCAATATTTGTTCGATGATGAGCGAACTGGGACGTGAAACAGTTAGCGCTTATGCTGCTGCTAAAGGGGGCTTGAAAATGTTGACCCGCAACATTGCGTCTGAATACGGTGAAGCCAATATCCAATGTAACGGAATTGGACCGGGTTATATTGCCACTCCTCAAACAGCACCTCTTCGTGAGTTGCAAGAAGATGGTTCTCGCCACCCATTTGACCAGTTCATCATTGCAAAAACACCTGCTGCACGTTGGGGAAATCCTGAAGATTTGATGGGCCCTGCTGTCTTTCTCGCTAGTGATGCCAGCAATTTTGTCAATGGCCACATCCTATATGTAGATGGCGGTATCTTAGCCTACATCGGAAAACAACCTGAGTAA
- a CDS encoding RpiB/LacA/LacB family sugar-phosphate isomerase, whose protein sequence is MKIALINENSQASKNHIIYDSLKEATDKKGYQLFNYGMRGEEGESQLTYVQNGLMAAILLNTKAVDFVVTGCGTGVGAMLALNSFPGVVCGLAVDPTDAYLYSQINGGNALSIPYAKGFGWGAELTLKLMFERLFAEEMGGGYPRERVIPEQRNARILNEVKQITHNDLMTILKTIDQDFLKDTISGKYFQEYFFENCQDDEVAAYLKEVLAK, encoded by the coding sequence ATGAAAATCGCATTAATCAATGAAAATAGTCAAGCTAGCAAGAATCACATTATTTACGATAGTCTAAAAGAAGCGACAGATAAAAAAGGCTACCAATTATTTAACTATGGTATGCGTGGAGAAGAAGGAGAAAGTCAATTAACTTATGTGCAGAACGGACTAATGGCTGCCATCCTTTTAAATACAAAGGCAGTTGACTTTGTTGTTACCGGCTGTGGTACGGGTGTAGGGGCTATGCTTGCTTTAAACAGCTTCCCTGGTGTTGTCTGTGGTCTAGCAGTGGACCCAACTGACGCTTACCTTTATTCTCAAATCAATGGTGGTAACGCCTTGTCTATCCCTTATGCCAAAGGATTTGGCTGGGGGGCAGAACTGACCCTCAAATTGATGTTTGAACGCTTATTTGCTGAAGAAATGGGCGGTGGCTACCCAAGAGAACGTGTAATCCCTGAACAACGCAACGCTCGTATCTTAAACGAGGTGAAACAAATCACCCACAATGATTTGATGACCATCCTTAAAACAATCGACCAAGACTTCCTCAAAGACACCATCTCTGGCAAATACTTCCAAGAATACTTCTTTGAAAACTGCCAAGATGATGAAGTCGCTGCTTATTTGAAAGAAGTATTAGCCAAGTAA
- a CDS encoding sugar kinase has translation MTKILLFGEPLIRISPLDATSIGDHVASSTYFGGSEINIACNLQALGISTKVFTALPANEIGDRFLTFLKQHQIDTSSICRLGDRIGLYYLENGFGCRQSEVFYDRKHTSISQIRPNMLDMDSLFQGISHFHFSGITIAIGQEVRAILLLLLEEAKRRGIVVSMDLNLRTKMISVLEAKYEFSKFARFTDYCFGIDPLMIDDQNLEMFPRDSASLEEVENRMRLLKEAYGFKAIFHTLRSSDEQDKNVYQAYALEERFEESVQLKTAVYQRIGSGDAFISGALYQLLHLSSLKTTIDFAVASATLKCTLPGDHLSTSSTSIENLLANAQDIIR, from the coding sequence ATGACGAAAATATTACTGTTTGGCGAACCATTAATTCGAATCTCACCATTAGATGCCACCAGTATCGGCGATCATGTTGCCAGTTCGACTTATTTTGGCGGATCAGAAATTAACATCGCTTGTAATTTGCAAGCCCTGGGTATCTCAACGAAAGTCTTTACCGCACTCCCTGCCAACGAGATTGGAGATCGTTTTCTCACATTCTTGAAACAGCACCAAATCGATACCAGTTCAATCTGTCGGCTTGGCGATCGAATCGGCCTCTACTATTTGGAGAACGGCTTTGGTTGTCGTCAAAGTGAAGTTTTCTACGATCGTAAGCATACGAGTATCAGCCAGATTCGGCCAAACATGCTAGATATGGATTCTCTCTTTCAGGGGATTAGCCATTTTCATTTTAGTGGAATCACCATAGCTATCGGTCAAGAGGTCCGTGCGATCCTTCTCCTACTCTTGGAAGAAGCCAAGCGCCGAGGAATTGTCGTTTCAATGGATCTCAATCTGAGAACAAAGATGATTTCAGTCCTAGAAGCCAAGTATGAATTTTCTAAGTTTGCACGTTTTACTGACTATTGCTTCGGTATTGATCCTCTCATGATTGATGACCAAAATCTAGAGATGTTCCCAAGAGACAGTGCTAGCCTAGAAGAGGTGGAAAATCGCATGCGACTTTTAAAAGAAGCCTATGGTTTCAAGGCCATTTTCCATACCCTCCGATCTAGTGATGAGCAAGACAAAAATGTCTATCAAGCCTATGCTCTGGAAGAACGATTTGAAGAGTCTGTCCAACTAAAAACTGCAGTCTATCAACGAATTGGTAGCGGGGATGCCTTTATATCTGGTGCCCTTTACCAACTACTCCATCTTTCCTCCCTAAAAACTACCATTGACTTTGCAGTTGCGAGCGCAACTCTCAAATGCACTCTTCCAGGAGACCATCTCTCCACTTCCTCAACTAGTATTGAAAATTTACTGGCAAATGCACAAGATATCATTCGTTAG
- a CDS encoding bifunctional 4-hydroxy-2-oxoglutarate aldolase/2-dehydro-3-deoxy-phosphogluconate aldolase, whose translation MTKSDTIIELKKQKIVAVIRGNTKEEGLQASIACIKGGIKAIEIAYTNQYAGQIIKELVDLYQDDQSVCIGAGTVLDAVTARDAILAGANYVVSPSFHAETAKMCNLYSTPYIPGCITLTEITTALEAGSEIIKLFPGSTLSPAYISAVKAPIPQVSVMVTGGVGLNNIPQWFAAGADAVGIGGELNKLASQGNFDRISEIAQQYVTLR comes from the coding sequence ATGACCAAATCAGATACGATTATTGAACTAAAAAAACAGAAAATTGTCGCTGTCATTCGAGGAAATACAAAGGAAGAAGGACTACAAGCCTCGATTGCTTGTATCAAGGGCGGTATCAAAGCTATTGAAATCGCCTATACCAATCAGTATGCAGGACAAATCATCAAGGAACTTGTAGACTTGTATCAGGACGATCAGAGTGTTTGTATCGGTGCAGGTACTGTGCTTGATGCCGTAACTGCTAGAGATGCCATTCTAGCTGGAGCAAATTACGTTGTTTCTCCATCTTTCCATGCTGAAACTGCGAAAATGTGCAATCTCTACAGCACACCGTACATTCCAGGCTGTATTACCCTCACAGAGATCACGACTGCACTTGAAGCCGGTAGTGAAATCATCAAACTCTTCCCAGGTAGTACTCTCAGTCCAGCATATATCTCTGCAGTTAAGGCACCGATCCCACAAGTTTCCGTAATGGTAACCGGAGGAGTCGGCCTAAACAACATCCCTCAATGGTTCGCTGCTGGTGCAGATGCCGTTGGAATTGGTGGCGAACTCAATAAACTCGCTTCCCAAGGCAACTTTGACCGCATCAGCGAGATTGCCCAACAGTATGTTACACTCAGATAA
- a CDS encoding LPXTG-anchored hyaluronate lyase: MQTKTKKLIVSLSSLVLSGFLLNHYMTVGAEETTTNTIQQSQKEVQYQQRDTKNLVENGDFGQTEDGSSPWTGSKAQGWSAWVDQKNSSADASTRVIEAKDGAITISSPEKLRAAVHRMVPIEAKKKYKLRFKIKTDNKVGIAKVRIIEESGKDKRLWNSATTSGTKDWQTIEADYSPTLDVDKIKLELFYETGTGTVSFKDIELVEVADQPSEDSQTDKQLEEKIDLPIGKKHVFSLADYTYKVENPDVASVKNGILEPLKEGTTNVIVSKDGKEVKKIPLKILASVKDAYTDRLDDWNGIIAGNQYYDSKNEQMAKLNQELEGKVADSLSSISSQADRIYLWEKFSNYKTSANLTATYRKLEEMAKQVTNPSSRYYQDETVVRTVRDSMEWMHKHVYNSEKSIVGNWWDYEIGTPRAINNTLSLMKEYFSDEEIKKYTDVIEKFVPDPEHFRKTTDNPFKALGGNLVDMGRVKVIAGLLRKDDQEISSTIRSIEQVFKLVDQGEGFYQDGSYIDHTNVAYTGAYGNVLIDGLSQLLPVIQKTKSPIDKDKMQTMYHWIDKSFAPLLVNGELMDMSRGRSISRANSEGHVAAVEVLRGIHRIADMSEGETKQRLQSLVKTIVQSDSYYDVFKNLKTYKDISLMQSLLSDAGVASVPRPSYLSAFNKMDKTAMYNAEKGFGFGLSLFSSRTLNYEHMNKENKRGWYTSDGMFYLYNGDLSHYSDGYWPTVNPYKMPGTTETDAKRADSDTGKVLPSAFVGTVKLDDANATATMDFTNWNQTLTAHKSWFMLKDKIAFLGSNIQNTSTDTAATTIDQRKLESSNPYKVYVNDKEASLTEQEKDYPETQSVFLESSDSKKNIGYFFFKKSSISMSKALQKGAWKDINEGQSDKEVENEFLTISQAHKQNGDSYGYMLIPNVDRATFNQMIKELESSLIENNETLQSVYDAKQGVWGIVKYDDSVSTISNQFQVLKRGVYTIRKEGDEYKIAYYNPETQESAPDQEVFKKLEQAAQPQVQNSKEKEKSEEEKNHSDQKNLPQTGEGQSILASLGFLLLGAFYLFRRGKNN; the protein is encoded by the coding sequence ATGCAAACAAAAACAAAGAAGCTCATTGTGAGTTTGTCTTCACTTGTTTTATCAGGATTTTTATTAAACCATTATATGACAGTTGGAGCGGAAGAAACGACTACGAATACCATTCAGCAAAGCCAGAAGGAAGTTCAGTATCAGCAAAGGGATACAAAAAATTTAGTTGAAAATGGTGATTTTGGTCAGACGGAGGACGGAAGCAGTCCGTGGACAGGAAGCAAAGCTCAGGGGTGGTCAGCTTGGGTAGACCAGAAGAATAGTTCTGCAGATGCCTCAACTCGAGTCATTGAGGCTAAGGATGGGGCTATCACTATCTCAAGCCCTGAGAAATTAAGGGCAGCGGTTCACCGTATGGTTCCTATTGAAGCTAAGAAAAAGTATAAACTGCGTTTCAAGATTAAAACAGATAATAAAGTCGGGATTGCCAAAGTTCGTATCATTGAGGAAAGTGGTAAGGACAAGCGATTGTGGAATTCTGCAACGACGTCAGGAACAAAGGACTGGCAGACCATTGAAGCAGACTATAGCCCGACTTTAGATGTTGATAAAATCAAGCTGGAGTTATTCTATGAAACAGGAACTGGGACTGTTTCCTTTAAGGATATTGAGCTGGTAGAGGTAGCAGACCAGCCTTCTGAGGATTCTCAAACAGATAAACAGCTTGAGGAAAAGATTGATTTACCAATTGGAAAAAAACATGTTTTTTCTCTTGCGGACTATACTTATAAGGTAGAAAATCCTGACGTTGCTTCAGTCAAAAATGGAATTTTAGAACCTCTTAAGGAAGGGACAACCAATGTCATTGTCAGTAAAGATGGCAAGGAAGTGAAAAAGATTCCTTTGAAGATTCTAGCCTCTGTTAAGGATGCATACACAGACCGTTTGGATGACTGGAATGGCATCATCGCTGGGAATCAATACTATGATTCTAAAAATGAACAGATGGCCAAATTAAACCAGGAATTGGAAGGAAAGGTAGCTGATAGCCTATCCAGTATTTCAAGTCAGGCGGACCGCATCTATTTGTGGGAAAAATTTTCAAATTATAAAACGTCTGCAAATCTGACTGCCACTTATCGGAAATTGGAGGAGATGGCCAAGCAAGTGACCAATCCTTCTTCTCGTTATTATCAAGATGAAACTGTCGTTCGAACAGTCAGGGATTCCATGGAATGGATGCATAAACATGTCTACAATAGTGAAAAGAGCATTGTTGGGAACTGGTGGGATTATGAAATCGGTACACCTCGTGCCATCAACAATACCTTGTCTCTGATGAAAGAATACTTCTCTGATGAGGAAATTAAAAAATATACAGATGTGATTGAAAAATTTGTACCAGATCCCGAACATTTCCGAAAGACGACTGATAACCCATTTAAGGCTCTAGGTGGAAACTTAGTTGATATGGGAAGAGTAAAAGTAATAGCTGGTTTACTGCGTAAGGATGATCAAGAAATTTCTTCTACCATTCGCTCGATTGAGCAAGTGTTCAAGTTGGTAGACCAAGGTGAAGGTTTTTATCAAGATGGATCCTATATCGACCACACCAATGTTGCCTATACGGGTGCTTATGGGAATGTTTTGATTGATGGCCTGTCTCAACTGTTGCCAGTCATTCAAAAGACCAAGAGTCCAATCGATAAAGATAAAATGCAAACCATGTACCACTGGATTGATAAATCGTTTGCTCCTTTGCTGGTGAATGGAGAGCTGATGGATATGAGTCGTGGACGCTCGATCAGTCGTGCAAATAGCGAGGGGCACGTGGCCGCAGTAGAAGTACTAAGAGGGATTCACCGAATAGCGGATATGTCTGAAGGAGAAACCAAACAACGTTTGCAGAGTCTTGTGAAGACCATTGTTCAATCGGATAGTTATTATGATGTCTTTAAGAATTTGAAGACTTATAAGGATATCAGTTTAATGCAATCCTTGTTAAGTGATGCAGGAGTCGCAAGTGTTCCAAGACCAAGTTACCTATCTGCCTTTAACAAGATGGATAAAACAGCCATGTACAATGCAGAGAAAGGGTTTGGATTTGGCTTGTCACTCTTTTCCAGTCGTACCTTGAATTACGAACACATGAACAAGGAAAATAAACGTGGTTGGTATACGAGTGATGGGATGTTCTATCTTTACAATGGCGATTTGAGTCACTATAGCGATGGCTACTGGCCAACAGTCAATCCATATAAGATGCCTGGTACAACAGAGACGGATGCTAAGAGAGCGGATAGCGATACAGGTAAAGTTCTACCGTCTGCTTTCGTTGGAACGGTCAAACTAGATGATGCCAATGCGACAGCAACCATGGATTTCACCAACTGGAATCAAACATTGACTGCTCATAAGAGCTGGTTTATGCTGAAGGATAAGATCGCCTTTTTAGGAAGCAATATCCAAAACACTTCAACAGATACTGCTGCAACTACAATTGACCAGAGAAAACTGGAATCAAGTAATCCATATAAAGTCTATGTCAATGATAAAGAAGCCTCCCTTACAGAACAAGAAAAGGATTATCCTGAAACCCAAAGTGTCTTTTTAGAATCGTCCGATTCGAAAAAGAATATTGGTTACTTTTTCTTTAAGAAGAGTTCAATCAGTATGAGTAAGGCTTTGCAAAAGGGAGCCTGGAAGGATATCAATGAAGGACAGTCAGACAAGGAAGTTGAAAATGAATTTCTTACGATTAGTCAGGCTCATAAGCAAAATGGAGATTCTTATGGCTATATGCTCATTCCTAACGTGGATCGTGCCACCTTCAATCAAATGATAAAAGAGTTAGAAAGTAGCCTCATCGAAAATAACGAAACCCTTCAGTCTGTTTATGATGCTAAACAAGGAGTTTGGGGCATTGTGAAATATGATGATTCTGTCTCTACTATTTCCAACCAATTCCAAGTTTTGAAACGTGGAGTCTATACTATTCGAAAAGAAGGGGATGAATATAAGATTGCCTACTATAATCCTGAAACTCAGGAATCAGCTCCAGATCAGGAAGTCTTTAAAAAGCTAGAGCAAGCAGCTCAGCCACAAGTACAGAATTCAAAAGAAAAGGAAAAATCTGAAGAGGAAAAGAACCATTCGGATCAAAAGAATCTCCCTCAGACAGGAGAAGGTCAGTCAATCTTGGCAAGTCTAGGGTTCTTGCTACTTGGGGCGTTTTATTTATTCCGTAGAGGAAAGAACAACTAA
- a CDS encoding glutathione peroxidase produces MTSLYDFSVLNQNNQATPLDSYRGKVLLIVNTATGCGLTPQYQGLQELYERYQDQGFEILDFPCNQFMGQAPGSAEEINAFCSLHFQTTFPRFAKIKVNGKEADPLYVWLKDHKSGPLGKRIEWNFAKFLISRDGQVFERFSSKTDPKQIEEAIQTLL; encoded by the coding sequence ATGACTTCACTTTATGATTTTTCCGTTTTGAACCAAAACAACCAAGCAACTCCCTTGGATAGCTATCGTGGCAAAGTTCTCTTGATTGTCAACACTGCTACTGGATGTGGTTTAACGCCCCAGTACCAGGGACTTCAAGAACTCTATGAACGCTATCAAGATCAGGGCTTCGAAATATTGGATTTCCCTTGCAATCAGTTTATGGGACAAGCACCCGGCAGCGCAGAGGAAATCAACGCCTTCTGTAGCCTACATTTTCAAACCACCTTCCCACGTTTTGCCAAGATTAAGGTCAACGGTAAGGAAGCAGACCCTCTCTATGTCTGGTTAAAAGACCATAAATCTGGCCCACTAGGAAAACGAATCGAATGGAATTTCGCTAAGTTTCTCATTAGTCGTGATGGGCAAGTCTTTGAACGCTTTTCTTCAAAAACAGACCCAAAACAAATTGAAGAGGCGATACAAACTCTACTATAA
- a CDS encoding glycoside hydrolase family 31 protein — MKIFKGEFYRISVLTDKLVRLEYSRTGNFEDRTTQLIYNRDFGQVSLDYIETSNVLDIMTDYFHLHFNKGEFNAENLFIELKGNFAVYGSRWYFGESIETLKGTARTLDKADGAISLEDGIISRNGIALLDDSQGFIWDEQSGYIERENQIDLYFFAYGHDYRGAIRDFYHLTGSTPLLPRYALGNWWSRYWPYTSDEYLDLIDRFETEKIPLSIGVLDMDWHTTDIPARFGSGWTGYSWNRSLIPNPEQLLQQLHDRKLKLSLNVHPADGIRAYEEAYPQIAKRLGLNVELEEPAIFDFFNPSFREAYFKDVHYELEKQGVDFWWIDWQQGTQGMLDPLWLLNHYHYQDSCKNAEGGLILSRYAGPGSHRYPVGFSGDTIISWNSLRFQPYFTATASNIGYSWWSHDIGGHMLGDYDEELQTRWLQFGVFSPITRLHSSRSPFNSKEPWFFSETTSKIMKKYLRLRHQMIPYLYTMNVKTHEEGAPLISPIYYFYPENDESYNVPNQYFFGTELMVAPIVEKMDLTFQSAKVDVWFPEGEWYDFFSEKKYTGGVKLSVYRDISTTPVFAKSGAIIPLVGSEIGMGVDLPEVVDWYVFPGKQHSFEMLEDQNGQRYKTRLSIDWEMGMVELALQGDSSIVPSNRKHRIHFKGTNVSIIELPNKNDTAKFEWKDNKRTSLNDEVFRLLKTASLPYELKDRLLNQFINAKNSHDLMNILHHQDKELRGRLLEMIFTSQN; from the coding sequence TTGAAAATTTTTAAGGGAGAGTTTTATCGAATCTCTGTATTAACAGACAAGCTAGTAAGGTTAGAATACTCTCGAACTGGAAATTTTGAGGATAGAACGACACAACTTATCTATAATAGAGATTTTGGCCAAGTTTCGTTAGATTATATCGAGACATCAAATGTACTAGATATTATGACGGACTATTTTCATCTGCACTTTAATAAAGGAGAATTTAACGCCGAAAATTTATTTATAGAATTAAAAGGAAATTTTGCCGTATATGGTAGTCGCTGGTATTTTGGTGAATCTATTGAAACGTTAAAAGGAACAGCTCGGACTCTGGATAAGGCAGATGGAGCAATCTCGTTAGAAGATGGAATTATTAGCCGAAATGGTATAGCCTTATTGGATGATTCTCAAGGATTTATTTGGGATGAACAATCTGGTTATATTGAGAGAGAAAATCAAATTGACCTGTATTTCTTTGCCTATGGGCATGATTATAGAGGAGCAATCAGAGACTTTTACCATTTGACTGGTTCAACACCCTTGTTGCCAAGATATGCTTTAGGCAATTGGTGGAGTAGATATTGGCCTTATACGTCGGATGAATACTTGGATTTAATAGACAGATTTGAAACAGAGAAAATTCCATTATCTATCGGTGTGTTAGATATGGATTGGCATACAACTGACATTCCAGCTCGTTTTGGAAGTGGCTGGACAGGATATAGTTGGAATAGAAGCTTAATACCAAATCCAGAACAGTTATTGCAACAACTTCATGATAGAAAGTTAAAACTCTCCTTAAATGTCCATCCTGCTGATGGGATACGGGCTTATGAAGAAGCTTATCCTCAAATCGCAAAACGGTTGGGGTTAAATGTAGAACTAGAAGAACCTGCTATTTTTGATTTTTTTAATCCCTCTTTTAGGGAAGCCTACTTTAAAGATGTTCATTATGAGCTAGAAAAGCAGGGAGTAGATTTTTGGTGGATTGACTGGCAACAAGGGACACAAGGTATGCTAGATCCACTTTGGCTTTTAAACCATTATCACTATCAGGATAGTTGTAAAAATGCAGAAGGTGGTTTGATTTTATCAAGATATGCAGGTCCTGGTAGTCACCGCTACCCTGTTGGTTTTTCAGGGGATACTATTATTAGTTGGAATTCCTTAAGGTTTCAACCCTATTTTACAGCGACAGCATCTAATATCGGTTATAGTTGGTGGAGTCATGATATCGGTGGACATATGTTGGGGGATTATGACGAAGAGCTACAAACTAGATGGCTACAGTTTGGTGTTTTTAGTCCGATTACTCGATTACATAGTTCTAGAAGTCCTTTTAATAGTAAAGAACCTTGGTTCTTTTCAGAAACAACATCTAAGATTATGAAGAAATACCTTCGTTTGAGACATCAGATGATTCCCTATCTATATACCATGAATGTAAAGACACATGAGGAAGGTGCCCCATTAATCAGTCCAATCTATTATTTCTATCCAGAGAATGATGAGAGCTATAATGTTCCAAACCAATACTTTTTTGGAACAGAACTGATGGTGGCTCCCATTGTAGAAAAGATGGATTTGACATTCCAATCTGCAAAAGTAGATGTATGGTTCCCTGAAGGTGAATGGTATGACTTCTTTTCAGAGAAAAAATACACAGGTGGTGTGAAGTTAAGTGTTTATAGGGACATCTCGACTACGCCTGTGTTTGCAAAAAGTGGTGCAATCATTCCCTTGGTTGGTTCTGAGATAGGTATGGGTGTTGATTTACCTGAGGTTGTAGATTGGTATGTATTCCCAGGGAAACAACATTCTTTTGAAATGCTTGAAGATCAAAATGGTCAAAGATATAAAACAAGATTATCAATCGATTGGGAAATGGGAATGGTAGAGTTAGCATTACAAGGAGATTCTAGTATCGTTCCAAGCAATAGAAAACATAGAATTCATTTTAAAGGAACGAATGTGTCTATAATTGAATTGCCAAATAAGAATGATACAGCTAAATTTGAATGGAAAGATAATAAAAGGACATCTTTAAATGACGAAGTTTTTAGACTACTAAAGACAGCTTCTCTTCCATATGAATTAAAAGATAGATTGTTAAATCAATTCATCAATGCGAAAAACTCTCATGACTTAATGAATATCTTGCATCATCAGGATAAGGAATTGAGAGGGCGTTTGTTGGAAATGATATTTACTAGCCAAAACTAA